CGGGAGCGATCGACGCCGAGAGCTTTGCCGGCGGCCAGGTGCGCCTGCTCGAGTATCGCCTCGAGAGCGGTTCCCCTCTGACCGTTGCACCGATCGCTTCCCTACAGCTACCCCGTGGCGCCGTAGTGGTTGCTGCTAAACGCGGGGACACCATCACAATTCCGCACGGCGGGACGCATCTTAAACCAGGCGATAAGGTGATCGTGATGGGACGCAGAGACGCGATGTCCGCGATGGAAGCAAGAGTGGCGCCTGACGGTCGCAACCTCCGTGACGCACGTCGAGTCACAATCATCGGGGGCGGCGACGTCGGATTCAGGCTCGCGCAACTTCTCGATTCCCTTGATGACGTGAGTGTTCGAATGATTGAACGCGACCAGGCACGGGGAGAAATGCTAGCAGCGACCCTCACCAACGCTCTCATTTTGAGCGGTGACGGCACGGACCTCGAATTGTTGGAAATGGAGGAAATCGGGCGTAGTGATGTACTCGTGTCGGTCATCGACAATGATGAACGGAACCTTCTGGCGTCGCTCCTCGGACGACAACTCGGCGTGACCAAAATCATCACAAGAGTGAGCAAAATAGCTAACCTTCGGCTCTTCGAGCGGGTGGGCATTGATGTCGCTCTCTCGGCCAAAGGTGCGGCGGTAGAGTCGATCGTCCGTGAGGTTGAAGGAGGCAAAGCAAAGGTCCTCGCTGTGCTCGAAGAAGGCGAAGCTAAGATTTTCGAACTCGTCGTCCCGGACGACTATCCAGCAACCGCATTGCGCGACCTCGCCACACCCCCAGAATCAATTGTAGGCACGATTCTCAGGCACGGCGACGCAATAGTCCCTCACGGAAACGACCGGATTGAACCTGGTGATCGACTGCTAGTGTTCTGCACCGACGCATCGGCCGATCTGATGAGAACATTTTTCACGACGTCTTAACTGACGCGAGAATACCGAACGATGCGACTCGCCATCGTTTTTCACCTAACGGGCACTATCCTCAGGTTCTTAGGAGCGGCCTTCGTAGCGCCTCTCCTGATTGCGCTCTATTCAAGAGAATCGATGGATGCCATCACCTTCTTGGCCATGGGCGTAGTAGCCGTCGTGTTAGGCGAGGTGATGCGGCGCCAGATACGTCACCACGAGTGGACACTCAAACGCGTCGAGGCCCTCGCAGTCGTGGTTGTGACTTACCTGCTCGTCGCCATGATCGGTGCAGTGCCCTACACAATGAACGGAATGACTGCAGCGGATGCGATGTTCGAGTCGATGTCCGGCATAACCGCAACCGGTGCAACCACTCTCACGGATTTCGACTCCTTCGGTCGTGGCCTGATGTTCTGGCGGTCAATGTCTCAATGGCTCGGTGGCCTGGGTATCATCACACTGTTCATCGCAGTCCTCCCAAGACTCGCAATCGGTGGACGCCAGCTATTCTTCACCGAAACAACCACCACTCCGGGTAGCGGTGGCCTCAAACCGCATGTCCGCGAGACGGCTGCCATGCTCTGGCGCCTCTACGTCGGCCTGACATTAGCTGAGTTCGTTGCACTGATGCTTGCAGGCCTGTCTGCCTATGATGCGATCTGCCACGCCATGACGACAATCGCGGCGGGAGGCTTTTCGCCGAACCCCGAGTCAATCATGGGCTACAACAGTGCGGCGGTCGAATGGATTATCTGCGGGTTTATGTTTCTAGCGGGCACGAACTTCGTACTGCAGTACCAAGCATTGTTGCGGGGACAGCTGAAAGCCTCCATCGCTGACGACGAGTTTCGAGTCTACACCGGGATCGTCGCTATCGCGACTATCGCGCTCACGATTTTCCTCTTGCAAACTGACATGGCCACAGCCACGGCCGTCCGGTCCGGACTGTTCCAGAGCCTATCGATTCTTACGACTACCGGATACGCCAGTGCAGATTTTGCGTTATGGACTGAACAATCACGCATGGTTTTACTGGTACTAATGTTCATCGGCGGCTGTGCTGGCTCTGCAGCAGGTGGCCCAAAAATATGGCGACAGATATTGATCGCGCGCTATACCTTGCTCGAACTCAAGAGAACGTTGCACCCTCGTGCCCTGCTACCGGTCAAACTCGGTGGCAAGGTGGTACCTGAGGACGTGATGCGCGCTGTCCTAGTTTTCTTTCTGTTTTATCTTCTACTTTTCGCCGTCTGTGTCGGCGTGGTGGTCGCACTCGGTGCGGATATATTGACCGGCGTCACCGCGACCACAGGCACACTCGGAAACATCGGTCCTGGCTTTAGCCAAGTGGGTCCAATGGCGAACTACGCTGGATTACATACGGTGAGTAAAGTCGTGCTCACCGCAGCTATGTTGGTTGGTCGCCTCGAGGTGCTAACTGTGCTGGCATTGCTTCGACCAGAAGCCTGGCGGTCGCTCACCCTACGTGGTGACTAACTGTCACCGCGCTAGAACACCGCCAGGACTCACACTACAGGGAACCACGGAGGCCTACGGCGTCTGCTTCTTCGCGCATGAACGTAATAACATTCGTGATGTGATCGTCGAGCGGCAGACCAATCTCTTCCGCACCGAGTCTAAGGTCATCGCGACTAACTCCACGAGCAAACGCCTTGTCTTTCATTCGCTTCTTGACTGACTTAGCCGCCAAGTCAAGCACACTCTTAGAAGGTCGCACGAGCGAAGCGGCAGTCACGAACCCCGACATCTCGTCACATGCAAACAGCGTGTGCTCAAGCTTCGACTCCCGAGGGACACCTGTGTAGTCAGCATGCGACAAGATTGCCCTGATCACAACCTCCGGATAGCCCTGCTTACGCAGGATCTCGGCCCCACGAAAGGGATGGTCATCTAGGCTAGGCCATCGTTCATAGTCAAAGTCGTGTAACAGACCCACGGTGCCCCATAACACCTCGTCCTCATCAAACTTACGGGCATAGCCGCGTAAGGCAGCTTCAACCGCTAAGCCATGGTTGCGCAAATTCTCGCTTTGAGTGTACTCGGCCAATAATTCCCAAGCAGCGTCCCGATTCAATTCCATCATCATCATTCTAATGCACGGATAAGGACCACGGATTAACGTCGGGTCTCTCCCTACCTCACATGAATCTTAGGAGTCTCAGGCCGTTAGCCGTCCTGCCATGTACGACACATCACGACCGCCTGAGCAATGACTTCCTCCGCCTTCTTGGTGAGACCGTAGGCATGGAGCGTCTCTGGATTAGCAAGAACAGCATCCGTAACATCCGACCCTGGTGTAAGCGTCCCGCCCGTCGCACGACACAGAAAGTCCACGAGCACAAAGTGGTACTCAACACGACCGGTATCATCCAACAAGATCCGATCAAATACCTCGACAACCGGTCCCACTGCCACCGTCAGCCCGGTTTCTTCCTCAATTTCACGGGCAACCCCAGCTTCCAACGTCTCTCCAACCTCGAGCCCGCCACCGGGAAGACTCCACCGTCCCAGGAGCGGTTCGAACCGACGTTTGATCAACACCACTGAGACCCCATCAAACACGGCAGCCCCAACACCAACAATCGGACGTTTCGGATATTTTCTAGCATCAACCATGGTTCATCACATCGATTCGAGCCGAGCGACCTGTTCGACTAGAGTGATTAGAGCGGCAACGAAGCATCGGCATTTAGGTCCGGAGCTGCGACCACGCCGCGAACAAACTGACGCAGACCGGCGGCGGCAATCATCGCCGCATTGTCCGTTGAGAGAGCCTGCGTCGGTAAGAATACAGGTAAGCCCTTGGCCTTGCCTCGCGTCACTGTCTCATCTCGGAGCAGGCTGTTTGCTGACACGCCACCGGCAACCCCCACCGCCTTGGCATTGAACCGCTGGGCGGTGTCGAAAGTTCGGTCGAGCAACGCATTGACAACCGCCCGTTGAAAAGAAGCACAGATATCCGAAATCTCTTCTTTTGGCAGCCTGTCACTTCCAAGGGTCGCTAACCGAGACGACAGATGCCGCTTCACGGCAGTCTTGACGCCGCTGAAGCTGAAGTCGGTCGCCCCTGGCCCTCGAAGGCTAGGCACCCAGTCCCCGACCGTTGGCGGATGATTCCGATCGACATGGGTCATCCGCGCCACAGGAAAATCGAGCGCCTGAGCGTTGCCCTCGCGCGCTAGACGGTCAATGACTGGGCCGCCCGGATAGGTCAACCCCAACATTTTCGCCACCTTGTCGAACGCCTCACCAGCAGCATCGTCACGCGTCCGGCCAAGCAGGCGGTAGACGCCAGGACTCGAAACAAGATAAAGACAGGTGTGCCCGCCCGACACGACTAGTACGATGGCGGGTAGCGGTAACGAACCGTGGTGTAGAAATAACGATTCAATATGCCCTGCCAAGTGATGCACTGGCACCAGCGGAACATCGAGCGTCAACGCCAGCGACTTGGCGAAAGCAACGCCGACGAGAAGCGAACCAACAAGACCAGGTCCCTGAGTAACCGCGACCGCGTCAAGGTCACGCCACGCAGTTCCAGCATCATCGACTGCCCGCTCTACAACTCCGCAAATATCCCGTACGTGCTGACGTGAGGCGAGCTCTGGGACAACACCACCCCACTCCCGGTGAATCTCCACCTGTGACGCGATGACCGATGACCCGATCGCCCAAGGGTGCTCGGCGTTCCCGGTGTCGTAGACAACCGCCGCCGCCGTTTCGTCACACGAGGTCTCTATCCCTAGAATTCGCATGGTGCGCTACAGTGCCCCCTTGGAAGGCACATCTTCAACGACGCCTCGAAGACTATCGGAATATGCTGGCCGACAGACACCTCGCTCAGTGATCACTGCGGACACGTATTGATGTGGTGTTATGTCGAAGCTCAGATTTCTAATGTGTGCACCCTCCGGGGCTAATCGAGACCTGCCAAAATGAGTGACCTCGCGTGCGTTCCGCTCCTCAAGTGGAATCTGTCCTCCCTCAGACATCGTGAGGTCGATAGTTGAAGTCGGCGCAGCTACATAGAATGGCAAACCATGCGACCGTGCCAGTACCGCAACACTATAGGTGCCGATTTTGTTTGCGACATCACCGTTTGCAGCAATCCGGTCAGCGCCAACAATTACTAAATCAACCTGACCATCGCGCATAAGTGGACCAGCCATGCTGTCAATCACCACTGTTGTATCGATGCCGTCCCGAAGGAGTTCCCAAGCTGTCAGCCGGGCTCCCTGCAAGAACGGCCGGGTTTCGTTGGCGACCACAGAAATACGCTTGCCCTGTTCGGTGGCGGCTCGGATAACCCCAAGCGCCGTGCCATAGCCAGCCGTGGCAAGCGAGCCGGCATTGCAGTGAGTCAGTACCCGCGCACCGTCCGGCAGGACAGTCGCGCCGTGGGCTCCCATGGCCCGACAACTCGCAACATCTTCGTCATGAATAGCCTGCGCTTCATCTCGCAACTGCGCGGCCACCTCCTCCACTGAGTGACCAGCCAAAATGCCTTCTGAGAACACCTGCTTCATGCGATTAACCGCCCACGACAGATTAATGGCCGTCGGCCGGGTGCCAGCCATCAGGTCACAAAGCTTGTAGAACTCACCCGCAAGCCGAGTCGTCCCCTTGGCCTTGCTCCGAGCTACGCTCATGGCCAGACCCATAGCAGCTGCCACGCCGATCGCCGGTGCCCCTCGGATAACCATCGTTTTGATAGCTCGCGCAACCTCGGGCGCGGTCCGACACTCGACATAGCGCTCCTGCTCTGGCAGTTTGCGTTGATCGATCATGACGACCGCGTCGTCACGCCATTCGATAGTTGGCAACATGGAAAAATGATGTCCCGGTCACAGATGCCGAATGAGTCTTGCCAGGAGTTTCCCAAAGGGTTCTGCGATTTGTTCGGCCGCCTGAAGTACATCGTCCTGATGTAGCGGTTCTGGCAACACACCCGCAGCCATATTCGTAATACACGCCAGTCCGAGCACCTCGAGTCCCATTTGCCTCGCCACAATCGCTTCAGGAACCGTCGACATGCCCACAGCGTCGGCCCCGATCGTGCGGAGAAATTTAATCTCAGCTGGTGTCTCGAAACTCGGCCCATGGACAGCAACGTAGACTCCGTGAACCAAGCGAAGCGAGACTTCCGTTCCTATTTGATCGACCACCGCCCGCAGCCGGCGTGCGTAGACCTGCGTCATGTCGGGAAAGCGGGGGCCAAATCGCTCATCATGAGGTCCAATCAGGGGATTATCCCCAAGCAGATTGATGTGATCGTCAATAATCATGACGCTGCCAGGAGTGAACGCGGTATTAATCCCACCAGCAGCGTTGGTGAGCACTAAGGTCGGCACACCAATTCGAGCCAAAACCCTAGGAGCGAACGCGATTTGGGATCGTGTGTATCCCTGATACCTATGCGCCCGGCCTTCTAACACAACGACTGGTCGGCCAGCCACCGTTCCAGCAGTCAGTATGCGTCCATGCCCGATGAGCGGGTCAGACGGCCAGTGTGGTATTTCAGCGTAAGGTATGACGATGCGGTCGACGATGGCCTCTGAAAACTGACCCAGGCCAGACCCGAGCACCACCGCTACCTCAGGGATAGCTATTCGTTGTCCTAGAAATGCCGCAGCCTGCTCGACCTTTTCGAACTCGTTCACGCTATTCGTAATTGGGTCTTTCGCCATGTCATCAAATAAGGAGCGAGGCAATTGACGCGTTGATGAGTGTTGCCACGAAACCCCCGAACAGGGCACGTGTACCAAGGCGGGCCAGATCACCGCGGCGCTCTGGTGCCATACCGCCGAGTCCCCCGAGTAATATGCCGACCGAGCCAAAGTTTGCAAAGCCGGTTAGAGCGTAGGTGGCCAACACGAATGATCGAGGTTCAATGAGGCCCTGATACTCGGTCGTTAGTTTGACGTAGGCCACAAACTCAGTGGCAACAATCTTAGTGCCTAAGAGATCGGCAACTGCCCCGACATCGGCTGACGCTACACCAAGCAAGAACGCGGCGGGAGCGAACACAACCGAGAACAGGCTTGCCAGTGACAAAGCTGGGTGTAGGAGCGCAAGGACGTAGTCGATTAGAGCGATAAATGCCAGAAACGCAATTAACATCGCCGCCACGTTGATTGCTAGCGTCATTCCTTGACTTGCTCCGCCGGCCGCCGCGTCGATTACGTTGGCATACTGGCGCTTAACGTCCACTGTCACCGCGCCGCGCGTCTTAGGCACCTCGGACTCAGGCATGAGGATCTTCGAAAGATAAAGACCACACGGCGCTGCCATGACGCTGGTCGTCAACATGGCCACCGCATCAGCACCCAAGTTTATGTAGATGGCCATTACAGCGCCTGAAATCGTTGCCATTCCACCAACCATGAGTGTCAACAGTTCAGACCGTGTCATTTGAGAGACATACGGACGGACGATGATCGGCGCCTCAGTCTGCCCCATGAATACATTCGCTACCGCCGAAAGCGTTTCCGCACCGCTGGTATTCAACAGATAGACGACGATTCGTGCCGTTTGCTTGACGAAGAATTGCAGGATGCCAAAGTGATAGAGCACGCTAAAGAACGACGAGATAAAAATAATGATCGGTAATGCAGTGAACGCGAAGACAAACCCTCCAGGAAACAGCTGTGAGACAACCTCCGGGTTTGCCAGCTCACCAAAGATGAACCTGGACCCGGCATCAGTAAACTTCATGAAACGTTCGGCGACGCGGGCGATCGCCGTAAATAGCTCATACCCTGGCCTGACACCGCCGATCACGAGCTTGAGAATGACGAATGCCAACAGCACCTGAAGCGATAGTCCCCAGGCCACTGTACGCCAGCGAATGTGCCGAATGTCTGCCGAGCAGGCGGCGGTCACACTAATGAACACTGCTACACCCAATACGGCCCTTACACGTGGGTCTGCAAGGTCCCTTAGCAAGTAGGCTACGGCCATCAAGCCGAGCGCAATGGCCACGAAGCGCAATCGGTAGCGCTGGTCGGGATTGCTCAACATCTTCATAGTCTATCTTCAGGCTACGGTATCAAGAATAAGTGTGGCCGTCGCGGGTGGCACATCATCGATGCGCACCGCTTGTGAAATTAGCTGACGTGCTTCGTCAAGACCATACGCGTTCCGATGGTGTAGGTCGACCACGGGGTCACCGACACGCACGGACTCCCCTAACGTCACCTTCATGACCGCACCGACAGCATGATCGATCGTTTGGTCCAACTGGTCACGCCCTGCTCCAAGCACCTTCGTGGCGCGCCCAATCAGCTCAGCATCCACCGCGGTTAGATATCCCGGCCGTGTCGCGGTCACCGGCTCCACAGACGGAGCCGTCGGCAACCGTCTGGGGTTATCAATAACTCGGGGATCGCCACCCTGCGCCTCGACGATCTCACGCAGCTTCTCCAATCCATCGCCACCCTTGAGAGCAGACCGCACTCGCCCACGCGAGGCCTCTAGCGTAGTTTCAAGACCCGCGGCTTCTACCATCCGAGCCGCCAACTCGACTGACACGGCTTCAAGGTCCTTCGGCCCCTCCCCGCGAAGCGTCGCAATACACTCAGCAATCTCCAGCGCATTGCCGACCGCTCGGCCACGCGGCGTGTCCATTGCTGTAAGAACCGCCCGCATCCTGAGTCCCGATGCTTCACCGATGGCAACCAGCCGATTGGCCAACTCACGCGCCTCCGAAACATTCTTCATAAACGCACCAAGTCCGACCGTGACATCAAGTACGAGGCCGTCGAGATCGACGGCAAGCTTCTTACTCATGATTGATGCCGCGATGAGTGGAATACTCTCGACTGTTGCCGTCACATCACGGAGCGCGTACAACACACGGTCAGCCGGGGCTAACATCTTCGTTTGACCGATGAGACAACAGCCGACTGTGTCAAGAATCCGAAGGGTTTCTTCAGGAGCCAAGTCAGTCTTAAAACCGGGAATTGACTCAAGCTTGTCGAGAGTACCGCCAGTATGTCCAAGCCCACGACCAGACATCATCGGTACAACCACGCCACATACCGCCGCCAGTGGGGCTAGGACTGGTGAGGTCTTGTCGCCTACACCACCTGTGCTGTGTTTATCAACTCTTGGTGCGGTGATTGTCGACAGATCGAGGCGGGATCCAGAATCGGTCATCGCCTGCGTTAGCGTGTCAGTCTCGTCAGAGGACATGCCTCGAAGTAGAACCGCCATCAACCACGCAGATAGCTGATAAGTTGGAATTTCACCGGTGGTGGCCCCACGCACCAAAAACCGAATCTCACTCGGTTTGAGCGCTTTACCGTCACGTTTCTTACGGATTAAATCGACCACACTCATACTGCAGGGTTCCCGAGTATAGAGGATAATAAGCCATCGCCGTGAGTGACGTGCTCCAAGCTCTTCTCGTGACCGCCGTGGCTTCGGGTGCCGGTTTCGTGTGGCTCTCGTTACGGACCCTACAACTCGACACCAATGCACCCAACAGACTTATAGCCGAATTGCGCCTCGCCCAAATCGGGGCGCTACTCTTAGCTTTCGTTGCCGGCGCCTATATTGGATTCGCTGGGTTAGCAAATGCCACTGCAGGAGGAGGACTCGATATTGCGCTCGCATTGGGTTTTTTCGTCGTAGCCGCTAGCGCACCAACTCGAGACCCACGCGAAGCCCTGATTATTTTGGCCATCGCTTTCGTTGCTCACGCAGTTGTTGACATCCTGCACCGTCCAGGGGCGCTATCAGTCGGTATTGTTCCGCAGTGGTACCTAATTGGCTGCGCCGTGTATAACATAGCAATCGGAGCTCTTTGCTATTTACCAGTCCTCAAACGTTCATGACTCGTTCGAACTGTTCAGACCCAACGTCATCCTTCACCGAGAACGTCCTAAACGCGGTTCGAAGGATTCCTGTGGGACATATTGCCACTTATGGAGATATTGCAGCCATAGCGGGCCACCCAAACGCCTACCGTGCTGTCGGTAACATCATGCGAAATTGTTACCTCGTCGACGTACCCTGTCACCGAGTTGTGGCAGCCAAAGGACGCCTAGGCGGCTATGGCGGCAATCCGACACTTAAACGCCAACTCCTCCGAGCCGAGGGAATCCAAGTCCGCCGAACTGCAATCAAGAACTTCACCAAGGTTCGGTGGCGCCACACTGGCTCTGCAACCTAGCCTGCTGGTCACACTCCTCGTAACACCAAAGGCGACAGCCTCACATGGCCATCACGTCAAACTGCTCGTGATGCAGCCTAGCATCAGGCTTCAGCGTTAGATCGCGACCGAGTGTGGCGCGTAAATCACGTAATACCCCGCGTTCCTCTTTCTCAAGCACCTGTGCAATATCTGGATTCACTCTCAGCACAATCCCGTGGCCATTAAGATCACCTCGGATTTTCTGCATCTCGGCTAGAATTTCGTAGCAAATAGTCGACATGGACTTAATCGTTCCACTCCCAGAACAGTAAGGACACGGTTCGGTCAGCTGGCGTTCCAGTGTCTGCTTAACCCGCTTACGGGTCACAATAATCAGACCTACATCTGCTACCTGTATTGCCTTCGATGGTGACCGATCACGTCGAAGCTCCTGCTCCATAGCATGAAAGACTTTCTGACGGTTTTTCCGTTCTTCCATGTCAATCAGGTCAAGCACAATAATGCCGCCTAGGTCTCGGAGCCGGAACTGGTGCGCAATTTCCTTAACAGCCTCAAGGTTCGTCTTGAGGATGGTGTCTTCGAGCCGACCGGTCCGCTTACCAACATAGCGTCCAGTGTTAACGTCAATCGCCACAAGTGCTTCAGTGTGGTTGATAACGATGTAGCCCCCGGATTTCAACCAGACCTTTGGTCGGAGCGCCTTATCAATTTCGTGCTGAATGCCATACTCGTCGAAGATCGGAAACGACTTTGTGTATCGGCGCACCCGAGATGCCAGATCTGGCATGATTCGCTCAACCAACTTAACAACACGACCATACTCCTCAGCGTTATCGATCCGAATAGCACTATAGTCAGCCGTCAGAAAATCACGGACGAGTTTCGCAACAAGACTCTCTTCCTGATAGACAACGGTCGGCGGAGGATTGGACTCGGTCCGCTGTCGGATGCCGGTCCACACTTGATGAAAGTAGGACAAGTCACCAAGGATGTCCTCCTCGGAACGACCACCGGCCGCGGTCCGGACGATGACCCCACCCGAAAAGTTGTGCTCGCTTTTGAACTCCCGAACAATCCGGCGCAAGCGCGACCGCTCTTCTCGAGACGCAATCTTTCGCGAAATACCAATGTGGTCGACCGTAGGCAGGAAGACCAAGAAACGACCAGGCATGCTGACGTGGGACGTGATGCGCGCCCCCTTTGTGCCTAGTGGCTCCTTAACTACCTGAACCAACACTTCCTGGCCCTGCTCTAGCAAATCCTCTATTTTTGCTGCGGAATCCCGATTACGGTCGGCATTGTGGCCAGCCTCCGTTGCTACCGGTTCAACGTTCCCATCCACGTCACCATCAGTCTCACCGCCGGAATCGATAGGGTCACTGTCCTCGGCTTTTTCATCACCATCATCACTGGTGTCAAAGCGCTCGAGCTCCTCCAATGTGTCGTGCACTTCCGACACATAGAGGAACGCATCGCGCTCCAGTCCGACGTTAACGAATGCCGATTGCATGCCGGGTAGCACCTTCGAAACCCGGCCCTTGTAGATGTTACCGACGGTCCCTCGGTTTCGTTCCCGTTCGATAAAGACCTCGGTCACGAGGTCGTCCTCGAGAATAGCCACAGCGGTTTCGTGGCTGTTCGAGGAGATGATCATCTCCTTGCTCATGTACTAAACTCCATTTGGGACCAACGGGGCGTGTTTTCAGGTGTACATTCGTGCACTGTAATTGGTGAGTAACCACTGCCCGATTACCGTGCGAGTCGCCTAGCAACTCCCAGATATACACTTTATCCCCTCGTCCCATGCGCCGGCGTTCCCGATCTTTTCGTTCGATCCAAATCCGACGCCAAAAGCATTATCAATTAATGAACCTGCGCATCCTGACGTTCACGATGAGACCAAATCCAGCCAGGGTAGCAATCAGCGATGACCCGCCATAACTCATTAGCGGTAGCGTTAAACCTTTCACGGGCGCTAACCCGGCTGACATGGTCACGTTGTAGACGACTTGAAACGCAAAGCTCGACATCACCCCGACGACAAGGTAAGCCCCCAGACGGTCCTTCGCGAGTCGTGCAGCAGCGAGGCTCCGCACGATCACGAACAGATAGAGTCCGAGCACCACAATGACGCCGAGAAACCCCTGTTCTTCAGCTAGTACTGAAAATATAAAATCGTTGTGTGCAACAGGCAGGAAGTTAAACTGCCCCTGTGTACCCTGTAGAAATCCTTTCCCGGCAAGGCCACCTGACCCGGCCGTGATCTGTGCCTGAATCTGCTGGTATCCGGCACCATGTGCATCACGTGCCGGATCTAAAAACGTGACAAGTCGCTCTTGTTGGTAGGGCTCCAACCAGTAGTTCCACGCAACTGGTGCCAAGAGCAGCGCCAGGGTGGCCAAGATAGCCAGCCACCGCATGCGGAGACCAGCGAGATACGTAACACCGAGGGCAACAGCCAATAACCCCACCGAGGTTCCTAAATCAGGCTGTTTTGCAATCAACACGAAAGGGACTGCTGTAAAAATACCGACCATCAAGATGTCGGGAATTTCGACCGAACCGCGCCGTGTTTCACTGAAATAGTTGGCGAGTAAGACCGCCAACCCTAACTTCGCAAACTCTGATGGTTGTACATTCAACGCACCTAGGCGGAGCCAGCGCTGCGAGCCTCCGGAGATTTCGCCAACCAGGAGCACGAGCACCAACGCTGCAACCACTCCACCGTAAATAAAGAGTGCGTAATCTGCAACTACACGGTAATCAACGCCTAAGCAGATAGCAAAGACAACCCCACCTAGCAGTAAGGCATAGAACTGCATCCCAAACTGAGAGCCAACGGCATCCACCGTTGGCTCAAAAGTGGCACTGTAAATCATAGCCACACCAATTGCACACAGCACCAGAATCGCAGCAATTAGAGGCCAGTCGACGTGGCGATATAGGCGACCATCCAACATTAGTTGAGCTCACCTTGCGTTTGCTCAGGTACTGTCAAGTGGTCGGGTGGTGCGGGCTGTACTGTCTCAATTGTGGTTCCCGTCGACACCGGCGATGCCTGTGGTAAGTCCGGCAACGGCTCACCAGTCTTCTTCGCCAGATAGGTCTGCATCACATGACGTGCAATCGGTGCCGCGAGGTAACCGTGCTCGGAGTGCTCGGCGAGCACAACACCGGCAATCTCAGGCTGCCCCTCACTCGGTGCAAAGAACGTAAACCACCCGTGATCGCGAAAATCCATATCGGAAGTTTCCTCCGCCTGTTCTCGGCCCGCCAGTGAGACCACCTGTGCCGTGCCCGTCTTACCGGCCACGTTGAAACCGTCGATTCGCGCACGTCCGCCAGTACCTCGCGCGTTCACGACACGCCACAGCCCACGATGGAGCGTCTCGATGGTCTCAGGCTGTAACTCAACCACCTCACCCGGCCGCGGCTGCGTCGGTTTCCATCCCTCGCCGTCATCGATCGCCTTAATTACATGAGGAGTGGGCCGAACACCACCGTTGG
This genomic window from Vicinamibacterales bacterium contains:
- a CDS encoding purine-nucleoside phosphorylase, with translation MAKDPITNSVNEFEKVEQAAAFLGQRIAIPEVAVVLGSGLGQFSEAIVDRIVIPYAEIPHWPSDPLIGHGRILTAGTVAGRPVVVLEGRAHRYQGYTRSQIAFAPRVLARIGVPTLVLTNAAGGINTAFTPGSVMIIDDHINLLGDNPLIGPHDERFGPRFPDMTQVYARRLRAVVDQIGTEVSLRLVHGVYVAVHGPSFETPAEIKFLRTIGADAVGMSTVPEAIVARQMGLEVLGLACITNMAAGVLPEPLHQDDVLQAAEQIAEPFGKLLARLIRHL
- the rodA gene encoding rod shape-determining protein RodA, with protein sequence MLDGRLYRHVDWPLIAAILVLCAIGVAMIYSATFEPTVDAVGSQFGMQFYALLLGGVVFAICLGVDYRVVADYALFIYGGVVAALVLVLLVGEISGGSQRWLRLGALNVQPSEFAKLGLAVLLANYFSETRRGSVEIPDILMVGIFTAVPFVLIAKQPDLGTSVGLLAVALGVTYLAGLRMRWLAILATLALLLAPVAWNYWLEPYQQERLVTFLDPARDAHGAGYQQIQAQITAGSGGLAGKGFLQGTQGQFNFLPVAHNDFIFSVLAEEQGFLGVIVVLGLYLFVIVRSLAAARLAKDRLGAYLVVGVMSSFAFQVVYNVTMSAGLAPVKGLTLPLMSYGGSSLIATLAGFGLIVNVRMRRFIN
- a CDS encoding thymidine phosphorylase, whose product is MSVVDLIRKKRDGKALKPSEIRFLVRGATTGEIPTYQLSAWLMAVLLRGMSSDETDTLTQAMTDSGSRLDLSTITAPRVDKHSTGGVGDKTSPVLAPLAAVCGVVVPMMSGRGLGHTGGTLDKLESIPGFKTDLAPEETLRILDTVGCCLIGQTKMLAPADRVLYALRDVTATVESIPLIAASIMSKKLAVDLDGLVLDVTVGLGAFMKNVSEARELANRLVAIGEASGLRMRAVLTAMDTPRGRAVGNALEIAECIATLRGEGPKDLEAVSVELAARMVEAAGLETTLEASRGRVRSALKGGDGLEKLREIVEAQGGDPRVIDNPRRLPTAPSVEPVTATRPGYLTAVDAELIGRATKVLGAGRDQLDQTIDHAVGAVMKVTLGESVRVGDPVVDLHHRNAYGLDEARQLISQAVRIDDVPPATATLILDTVA
- a CDS encoding MGMT family protein, producing MTRSNCSDPTSSFTENVLNAVRRIPVGHIATYGDIAAIAGHPNAYRAVGNIMRNCYLVDVPCHRVVAAKGRLGGYGGNPTLKRQLLRAEGIQVRRTAIKNFTKVRWRHTGSAT
- a CDS encoding nucleoside transporter C-terminal domain-containing protein: MKMLSNPDQRYRLRFVAIALGLMAVAYLLRDLADPRVRAVLGVAVFISVTAACSADIRHIRWRTVAWGLSLQVLLAFVILKLVIGGVRPGYELFTAIARVAERFMKFTDAGSRFIFGELANPEVVSQLFPGGFVFAFTALPIIIFISSFFSVLYHFGILQFFVKQTARIVVYLLNTSGAETLSAVANVFMGQTEAPIIVRPYVSQMTRSELLTLMVGGMATISGAVMAIYINLGADAVAMLTTSVMAAPCGLYLSKILMPESEVPKTRGAVTVDVKRQYANVIDAAAGGASQGMTLAINVAAMLIAFLAFIALIDYVLALLHPALSLASLFSVVFAPAAFLLGVASADVGAVADLLGTKIVATEFVAYVKLTTEYQGLIEPRSFVLATYALTGFANFGSVGILLGGLGGMAPERRGDLARLGTRALFGGFVATLINASIASLLI
- a CDS encoding Rne/Rng family ribonuclease, encoding MSKEMIISSNSHETAVAILEDDLVTEVFIERERNRGTVGNIYKGRVSKVLPGMQSAFVNVGLERDAFLYVSEVHDTLEELERFDTSDDGDEKAEDSDPIDSGGETDGDVDGNVEPVATEAGHNADRNRDSAAKIEDLLEQGQEVLVQVVKEPLGTKGARITSHVSMPGRFLVFLPTVDHIGISRKIASREERSRLRRIVREFKSEHNFSGGVIVRTAAGGRSEEDILGDLSYFHQVWTGIRQRTESNPPPTVVYQEESLVAKLVRDFLTADYSAIRIDNAEEYGRVVKLVERIMPDLASRVRRYTKSFPIFDEYGIQHEIDKALRPKVWLKSGGYIVINHTEALVAIDVNTGRYVGKRTGRLEDTILKTNLEAVKEIAHQFRLRDLGGIIVLDLIDMEERKNRQKVFHAMEQELRRDRSPSKAIQVADVGLIIVTRKRVKQTLERQLTEPCPYCSGSGTIKSMSTICYEILAEMQKIRGDLNGHGIVLRVNPDIAQVLEKEERGVLRDLRATLGRDLTLKPDARLHHEQFDVMAM